The nucleotide sequence CTCGGATTCCTTAAAAATATGGATATCAATCAGTCCTCCGCTCTTCAGCGGCTCAATTCCATGAATACTTGCGTTTTCTACAAACGGCAGGAAGGTTAGTTTGGGAATCATACAGGAGAGCGCTTCGTCATCTGCCTGCACGTGATAAGTTAATCGGTCGCCAAACCGGTATTTTTGAATCTCGAGAAAACAGTGAATGAATTCCATTTCCTCCCGAACACTTGTCATATCCTTGCTCCACACAAGCGAATTGCGGAAGATTTTGGCCATATGATGAATGATCTTGGCGGTTTCCGTCTCCTTTTTCATCAAGCTTCGCATGCGGATCGTCTCAAGCGCATTGAAGAGAAAGTGCGGATTGATCTGGCTTTGCAGAGCATGCAGCTGCGCCTGTCTCCTCTTCAACTCCAAACTCTTCTTCTGGATATCGGCTACATATACATCATTAATCAGATTTTTGATCTGCTCGGTCATGCGATTGAATTCACCCGTCAATTGTCCGATCTCATCGCGGGTTTCCGCTTGTTTAATGAGTGCAAAGTTTTGAATCTTCACCTTCTTCATATGACGCAATATTAATCCAAGCCGCACATGCAGAGAGCGTGTAATCCAGACGATCATGGCTGTCGGAATGATGCTGTTGATGCATGCCAGTACAATGACCAGCCCCCGGGACTTTCGCACCTCTTCAAATACTTCGCTTTCCTCGACAATGCCAATGACTCTCCACTTATCCAAAAATCCTACTGTAAACGCATCTGTTTGAAACTCAATGGCATCCTTGGCATGAATAATATTGTCGTAAAAAACATGTCCTTCCTCCCAATTCACGGTATGATCTGTTGTATACTCCACCCTTCCCTGATCGTTCAGAAGATAAATATCTCCCTGCAGATTCAGGTTTCCAAAAATTCTGCGGATTGCAGAGCTGTCCAAATCGATTTTGAGTATTTTTTCCCGCTCATTATAGGGAACATAGTTGTCCATCTTTCGGACAACACTGTACGTATCCTGCATGCCGTCTGATCCGGTGCGAATGAATATGGGACGAGAAGAGGGGTTCTCTTGAATGGCTTTATACCAATCGGTCTCCTTTGTCTCCGGCGTAATCATCGCGATTCCGCCTGCGTACAGCATGGTCGGATTGTCCACATACACTGTAATCGCTTTCAATGAATAGTAAATCGGGCCGTAGCTGTTCAACACACGCCTTAAGTACGAATCGTAGGCTTCTATATAATCAACGGGATTATCGTATTTCGTCTCAAGAATCTCATTCAACAGATGATCGGTGTTAAAAACCGTGGATACACTGACTGCATCCTCCACCTCGTTAAGAAATTCATTTTTCATTTGCTCTACGGCTCTCATAATATCCTGTGTACGCTGTCGTTGAACGTTACCTGTTGTCACATTATAGAAAATAATATTCGTTAAGACAATCGGCAGGAATACACAAGAAAAATATAAAATGAGCATCTTGTCCCGTAGTCGGATGTGATTCCAATTGAATAGCACTGCAGCATCCTCCCAGCTGTCATGAATGATGTAACAACTTGTTCCTATACTCTGTAGGCGTCATGTCCTCCAATTTTTCGAATTGGGTAACGAAATAGTCAGCATTGCTGAATCCGACAGCATCCGCCACTTCATAGATGCGCATATCGGTTTGACGAAGCAGCCTCTTCGCCTCTTCAATACGAAGCCGGAGCAAATAATCGTTAAAGTATAGGCCATATGTTTTTTTGAACAGCTGCCCGAGATAGACCGGATTCATGTAAAAATGAGCGGCAATGCTTTTCAAGCTGATATTTTCCCTGTAATGGTCTTCAATGTAGCATTTGATCTTGTGAATCCCGCCCTTGCTTGTCTCTTTACGCTGCGTGCCTATCGCTTTCATGCTATCGGTTATAAATGCCTGGAAAAGGTTCTTCAGAGCGAGAAACGAAATATTCAAATCCTGCCATGTCAAGATCGGTCCCAGTGAAGGCAAGCTTCTGAAATCGACCTCCATCCGCTCCATAATCCGAATAATATTGGATACGCAGCGATGTATGGTTACCTTTACCGCTTCAGGCGCACAACGTCTTTTTGTGAAGGAATCGAAAATTTCATTTATCGTCTTGTTGACACCGCTTTCATGATTCTCCTCAACATAATTCGTCAATTTCGTATAAAGCTCCGCTTCCATGTCAACATAATTCAATGGAAATTTCTTTATATCTTCATAGAGCACGATCTGCTCTCTCTCATTCAGATATTTGTATTGCAGCGAATCCTTGGCGCTTTCAAACGATTCCCGCAGGGCTTTCAAGCTTTTGACCACCTTGCCTGCATAAAGATAAATGACTTGCCCGGTATCTCTTGTCAACCGTATCTGAAGCTCCCGGATAAACCGAGACAATTCGGTTTGCCTGCTCTCAACAACAGACAGCGGCAGAAGCCAGCCTAGCCTGTTGCGATGTTCATAAAAGTTGAGCTCGACATTCCCGTTCGTGAAACTTTGGACAAAGCCGGCAATGCCGGATTTCAATTGTGCGTTCAATGCCTCATACGACATATGCGAACTTGCTGACCAAGGAAATCGATCATTCACTTCAATAAAGACATAAATGACACGCTCCTCCGTCTGCAAACCAAGCGTTTCTGCCACCTGGAACAGTGTCTCTTCACTTTCAATCTCGCCTTTGATCAATTTTGCAATACATTCCGTCTTCTGCTGTTCTTCGCGCTTCCTCTGTGTAATTTTGTCTGCCGACAATTTATGATTCAGCTTTATCAGTGTATCTTGCAGCATCACTTCATCAATCGGTTTCAGAATAAAGTCATGCACACCGTAACGAACAGCTTGTTGGGCGTATGAAAAGTCATTGTACCCGCTGATGATGATAAATCCG is from Xylanibacillus composti and encodes:
- a CDS encoding response regulator transcription factor, translating into MHSVLLIDDEIFARTGLRNLIDWHACGFEVVGEADNGEDGFEMIERLKPELVITDIRMPVVDGLELIRMTIEKDTHKPGFIIISGYNDFSYAQQAVRYGVHDFILKPIDEVMLQDTLIKLNHKLSADKITQRKREEQQKTECIAKLIKGEIESEETLFQVAETLGLQTEERVIYVFIEVNDRFPWSASSHMSYEALNAQLKSGIAGFVQSFTNGNVELNFYEHRNRLGWLLPLSVVESRQTELSRFIRELQIRLTRDTGQVIYLYAGKVVKSLKALRESFESAKDSLQYKYLNEREQIVLYEDIKKFPLNYVDMEAELYTKLTNYVEENHESGVNKTINEIFDSFTKRRCAPEAVKVTIHRCVSNIIRIMERMEVDFRSLPSLGPILTWQDLNISFLALKNLFQAFITDSMKAIGTQRKETSKGGIHKIKCYIEDHYRENISLKSIAAHFYMNPVYLGQLFKKTYGLYFNDYLLRLRIEEAKRLLRQTDMRIYEVADAVGFSNADYFVTQFEKLEDMTPTEYRNKLLHHS
- a CDS encoding sensor histidine kinase, yielding MKNEFLNEVEDAVSVSTVFNTDHLLNEILETKYDNPVDYIEAYDSYLRRVLNSYGPIYYSLKAITVYVDNPTMLYAGGIAMITPETKETDWYKAIQENPSSRPIFIRTGSDGMQDTYSVVRKMDNYVPYNEREKILKIDLDSSAIRRIFGNLNLQGDIYLLNDQGRVEYTTDHTVNWEEGHVFYDNIIHAKDAIEFQTDAFTVGFLDKWRVIGIVEESEVFEEVRKSRGLVIVLACINSIIPTAMIVWITRSLHVRLGLILRHMKKVKIQNFALIKQAETRDEIGQLTGEFNRMTEQIKNLINDVYVADIQKKSLELKRRQAQLHALQSQINPHFLFNALETIRMRSLMKKETETAKIIHHMAKIFRNSLVWSKDMTSVREEMEFIHCFLEIQKYRFGDRLTYHVQADDEALSCMIPKLTFLPFVENASIHGIEPLKSGGLIDIHIFKESEHIVFTLKDNGVGMDDQKLEQLQKYIESEPEMGDRIGIPNVIYRLKLYYGKEFDIRLDSIPEIGTRVLLRIPIAGQEGGRVQGE